Proteins from a genomic interval of Deltaproteobacteria bacterium:
- a CDS encoding AMIN domain-containing protein, giving the protein MRSFLGTFIVVAVLFGLISHSSAQQLAGFESAGLKIQLSEDVSGIGDSAKIFRLRVLPSDLSTPLKDLTTAFVLEKPVRLVIDVSKFKADTSTAVRVNHDLLQQVRLGIHSDKIRLVVDIAGDKTPEFLVAPFDSGGVEISFNFGGQLHASEGKEEKSSFAASLSSNPTSEVPPKKEPEKKEAPKEEEIVKPEPEVAKLSVKADAPKEVTEEKPIKENAIVKVEEVEKIIVSKSKSPVIVSKAELPERSTTAVADDETKKVEEGEKLEIASLKSKPTETDPGKSLVTAINFEKASQDTSSSLVMKVNNLNQFSLLKKDSGLYRLLIENAALAGHHLELPQFPPDNFAGMEVVVAKQEGGKVEMDIYVYEGIRLTPFRTKDELRIRVAE; this is encoded by the coding sequence ATGCGTAGCTTTCTCGGAACCTTTATTGTTGTGGCTGTTTTGTTCGGCCTTATATCGCACTCGAGCGCCCAACAGCTAGCCGGGTTTGAAAGTGCGGGTTTAAAAATTCAACTGAGCGAGGATGTTTCGGGAATAGGGGATTCTGCTAAAATATTTCGATTGAGAGTGTTGCCTTCTGATTTGTCGACACCGCTAAAGGATCTCACTACTGCTTTTGTTCTCGAAAAACCAGTGCGCCTGGTTATCGATGTTTCTAAATTTAAGGCGGATACTTCGACTGCAGTTAGGGTCAATCACGATTTGCTTCAACAAGTTCGTTTAGGAATACATTCCGATAAAATCAGGTTGGTAGTCGACATTGCTGGTGATAAGACGCCAGAGTTTTTGGTTGCTCCTTTCGATTCTGGAGGCGTAGAGATAAGTTTTAATTTTGGCGGGCAATTGCATGCTAGCGAGGGCAAGGAAGAGAAGTCTTCATTTGCTGCATCGCTTTCTTCAAATCCTACAAGTGAAGTGCCGCCGAAGAAGGAGCCGGAGAAGAAGGAAGCGCCGAAGGAGGAGGAAATAGTAAAGCCAGAACCCGAAGTGGCTAAACTCAGTGTTAAGGCGGATGCTCCCAAAGAAGTTACTGAAGAAAAGCCGATCAAGGAAAATGCTATCGTTAAGGTCGAAGAGGTAGAAAAAATTATAGTTTCTAAGTCTAAGTCGCCAGTAATAGTTTCTAAAGCCGAGCTGCCGGAGCGTTCAACAACAGCAGTAGCGGATGATGAGACTAAGAAGGTGGAAGAGGGTGAAAAACTCGAGATAGCCTCGCTCAAATCGAAGCCCACCGAGACTGATCCCGGCAAGAGTTTGGTGACTGCCATAAATTTTGAAAAGGCTTCCCAAGATACTAGTAGTTCTTTAGTTATGAAGGTTAATAATTTAAACCAGTTTTCCCTTCTAAAGAAAGACAGTGGACTCTATCGCCTACTAATCGAAAACGCTGCCTTGGCTGGACATCACCTCGAGTTGCCGCAATTTCCGCCTGACAATTTTGCGGGAATGGAGGTTGTCGTGGCAAAGCAAGAGGGTGGCAAGGTTGAAATGGACATTTATGTCTATGAAGGCATTCGACTTACTCCCTTCCGCACTAAGGATGAGTTGCGAATTAGGGTTGCGGAATAG
- a CDS encoding response regulator, which produces MGNCCAKMPVDIMDNELNSCPTPTDNYHAAKLYRAAELLVEFNRRCALLIEDNAAHALVIRRTLSAHHWDVRHFTRASAAIEAFNLNPHSIILLDLSLPDGHGLNLLTRLKAINDKTCAVVVTSANEVRTSVDAMRLGAVDYVVKADVEETKQQIIAALERAWLNRVKKAEAELVEESHLLETTRAKHSEAIALLATNAYREISPPLINIEKLARALRKQDITSSDDVAQQELIGTLLEAIEQTKAAVEKLRFP; this is translated from the coding sequence ATGGGCAATTGTTGCGCCAAAATGCCCGTTGACATTATGGATAACGAACTCAACTCCTGCCCCACACCAACTGACAATTACCATGCCGCTAAACTTTACCGAGCAGCCGAGTTGCTCGTAGAATTTAACCGTAGATGCGCGCTGTTAATAGAAGACAATGCAGCCCATGCTTTAGTAATCCGGCGCACATTAAGTGCTCACCACTGGGATGTTCGGCATTTTACTCGAGCAAGTGCCGCCATCGAGGCTTTTAACCTAAACCCTCATAGCATTATCTTATTAGACCTATCACTGCCTGATGGCCATGGTCTGAATCTCTTGACTCGACTAAAGGCGATTAATGATAAGACATGCGCAGTGGTGGTGACATCCGCCAACGAAGTGCGCACTAGCGTGGATGCCATGCGGCTAGGCGCAGTGGATTATGTCGTTAAAGCTGATGTTGAAGAGACAAAGCAACAAATAATCGCAGCCCTAGAGCGAGCATGGTTAAACCGAGTAAAAAAGGCTGAGGCGGAATTAGTAGAAGAGTCACACTTATTAGAGACCACAAGAGCAAAGCATTCGGAAGCAATCGCCCTACTAGCTACAAATGCCTATCGAGAAATAAGCCCACCTCTAATTAACATCGAGAAGCTCGCTCGCGCGCTAAGGAAACAAGATATCACCAGTAGCGATGACGTCGCTCAGCAGGAACTAATTGGCACATTGCTGGAAGCGATCGAACAAACAAAAGCCGCAGTCGAAAAGCTTAGATTTCCTTAA